Part of the Paenibacillus kyungheensis genome, AATTTTACTAATATAATTTGCATCTGATAATGTTTTAACAAAAATCGTACTTTGCAAGTTTTGACCTGCTTGTACGCCTGTTCCATCTGAAGTTACTTTGTTAATTACTTTCTCATCCGTATAGACACGTCCAGTAGCTTGTGTCTGATAAGTGATCGTGTAACCAGAAGTAATATCAGAATTAAATTGAAGATCAAAACCATTTGTTCCTTTGTCGTTCGTTACAGGAGTTAATGTATAGTCTGTACCTTCGACCATTGTAGTACCTGTAGTTACATTAACGACTTTAAATGTATTCTGAAGGAACTGTTGTGTGCCATTAAAGCGATCTTTAAGCAATGCTTTAGCTTTTGTAATCGGCTGTTCATTCATATTGTAATTGATAGACCATGAGATCGTACGAGTCTTATCGTCATAACCAACTACATTTTTAGACAAAAATTCACCGCGTTTTACACTAACTGTTGCGCTGGCTTTTACTGATTCAACACTGCTTGTCAAAGTAGCTGTATTCGTGTAGCTAGTCTGTGTTCCTTTATCTACTGCTGTAGAGTATGTCACACGATAAGCAGAACGAATATCTTGAGCAAATGTGATTTTGAAATCCGCTGGGTTAGTTGTTAATTGATAACCAGACGTGATTTCTTGACCGACTTTTGTACTACCGTCTACATTGACATCTAAGTTATAGACATGAATAGAATTAGGATCAAGTGTAAGACCTGTAGGAATCGGGTCAGTTAATACACCATTTTGAATATGCTTGAGGTTCGTGTTCACATCAACTGTCCAGTTGACTTGTTGATTTTTTTGAACATCGCCTTTTTTACTGATTGCCGCACCTTTTTCAGGTTTGATCACTATAACGATCACTTTATCAGAACCATTGATCGGGAACGGAATCTCTATTTCTGTACTACCTTTTAGAATCTCTTTGCTAAATTCTGTATTGATCTGAAGCATACCGCCAATTTGAGAATGTTCTTCAACGAATTTGTTAAATGTCATAGTAACATGACCTTTACTGGTTACATTGAAGCTACCTACAGAATCACCATCAAAACTTAACGGTACATTATTGATATCGTTGTACAATTTGAAAGCAGCAGGAATATCAAATTCATACGTAGAACCTGCTTTGTACGATCCGTCATCCGGTAAAGCCCATTGATAGATCAGACTTACAGGTGCGCCTGCTTCGATCTGATAATCAGGGTTTTTGACCATATCAATCACGTTATTGTTAGCATCAACAATAGTGACATTCGTTAAGATACTCTGTGAGTTAGCTACTGGAGCAGGCTCCGGTGTAGTAGGGGTTGTAGGGTCAGTGGGTGGAGTTGTACTTGGATCTCCTGTCGATCCACTATTACCAGATCCACTTCCATCCGTCGGGGCGTATGTATCCGACTGTACAGTAGATTGATCATTGGTACTTGTAGTATCTGTTGAACCCGAATTAGCGACTTGTGAGGAATCTGTAGATTCCGTACTTGATGACGATGACGTATCGGCAGCATAGATTGTACTGGTGGCACCGACAAGAAGGTGTACCATAAGTATCAGTGACAGTACAAATGCACTTATTTGTTTTGCTTTTTTCATCTAATATCCCCTTGCAATCTAATGATGAATAACGTGCGAGTCTGACGACACAATAGTTGACTTACTGTAAGTTTTAAAATTAAGCTATTTGTGTGAGTTGCTCCTTTCATTTTTGTAAATACCTGCTTTGACAGTATACACGCTGTTTCTGAACAATTTCTCAACAACTTTTAGCAATTGGGCAGGAACTTTCGGACAAGTCATCAACGCAAAGCAATGAATTGAAGCAAAGCCAAATACTAGAAATTAAAACTGACTCATTATTTATATCATACAAGCCGACAATAACGCATGAATAAATGATATCTATTCTTAAAATAAGTCGCTAGTACTATAATAAGTCACTGATAGTTTATAAACCAGGAATAAAGTTTTGTAACACCTTGTCGAAAATGAAAAAAAAGCAGGAAACTCTAACATACATCATTTAGAGTTTTCTGCTTTTTTATATTGGTTTTCAAATTAGTTTTATTTTTATTTATTAGCTGTACTATCCATCTGGGCTTTGTAAGCATCTAATTGACGTTGTAGTTCAGCCATCACTTTATCGTAGCCCGCCAATTTGAGCTTATCGCGATACTCTTGTACAGCTTGCGTAGGGTCGCCAGCTTTACCGTAAGAAATTGCAGGGCCCATTTCACCTGTAACTTGAGAGATCGCTGTTAATTCAGACTCAATCGCTGTTTTATCGAATACGAATTGTCCATATGGATACGGTTTTTTGATTTTGTCGTATTCTTTGTACATCGTATCGATTTTGTCCCATGTGGTATCACTAGGAATCTCGAATTTGTCCATACGTCCTGCCCAGAAGTCAGAGTAGAACGAATCATTCGTCTCGTTGTAGTTGGCAGGAAGAACACGTTTACCATCTTTGATATCGTATTGAACGCCTTCCATACCGTAGTTAATCAACTGGTAAATTTCTTTGTTATTGCGAATCAGATCGTAAGCCATCAATGCACGTTCAGGATTTTTGCTGTGTGCACCTAGAGATACACCACCATGCGTGATTGGCATTTCCAGTAAGTTATTGCTTGTACGGGAGAAAGGATACATCATCAATTCAGAACCCGGTTGATCTTTATCCATTTGCACGCGAAGTCCAGAGAATGTCTGTGTATGATGACTGTCCATCCCGTTCTGACCTGCACGTAGTGCGTTACGTGCATCATTTTTGTTATTCAGTACATCTTCGCGCCAGTATCCTTTATCAGCCCAATCTTTCATCATTTTAGCAAAGTCGAGGAACGTATCTTCAAATACAGGGCTAACGACTTTATAGCGATCATCATACGATTCTGTATTGAAAATAGGCATATATCCTGTAGAAATCGGTAACTCTAAATGAGGCGTATACGATTGTACCCAGCCACCAAAGTTACTTGTACTTGCTTGTACATCATAAGGAATCACATCTGGTTTGTTGTCTTTGATCCATTGCAGGTATTTGCCAATCGTATTCCAATCTTTGATCGGTTCTGTAATTCCTGCTTGCTTCGCCCAGTCCCCACGATAGAAGAATCCATGATTAATCCATTGCGTGTAATCGTTCTCAGGAATCAGAACGATTTTGCCATTATATTTACTTTGTGCCCAGTCTTCTTGAGGAATCTCTTTCCAAGTCTGAGGAGCATACTTAGGAAGAAGATCATCTAATGGTAAAAAAGCACCCCGTTGTGCATTCGACCATGTATCTAACCAGTCCGTTCCGATCGTGACAAGATCGACAGGTTCACCGGATGCAAGTAACAAATTATATTTGGTCTGCCAATCTGCCCATTCGACCCATTTCCATTGCAGTTCTGCATTGATCTTTTCTTTCATAATCGCATTGACTTTTTCCATGACTTTTTCAAATTGCCCGTTCTTCGGCTTATCGCCAAGTACGACGAAGCTGATCGTTACAAATTGAGAGGTATCACCGCCTGCACTACTGCTTTCTTTTTTACCACCACACGCTGCGAGACTAATGACCATAACAGCAATCAATACTGAAATCGTTAATTTACGAAATCTGGACATCTGCTAACCTCCTTAGAATAAAAGCGTATCTTGCTTGTACGATATCAAGGGTAGAATACGCTCAGCCTTTGACTGCACCAACAGTAATCCCTTTGATAAAATAACGTTGCACAAATGGGTAAAACAAAATCACAGGACCCGTCGCTACAACAGCCGTTGCCATTTTCATTGTTTCCAGTGGAACATCGCTCATCGCTACGTTAGAAGAAGCCGCAGAGTTACGAATAAAGTCGGCACTGGTCACTACGTTATACAAGAATAATTGCAGCGGACGATAATCCATATCCGGCGAAAGGAATAACATCGCGTTGTACCATTCATTCCAGTAACCCAGTGCAATAAACAGTCCAATCGTCGCTAGTGCCGGAGTAGTCATCGGCAAGATCAGACGTAAAAAGATCGTAAAGTCGCCAGCGCCATCAATCTTGGCAGACTCTGTAATCGCATGGGGAATCGAACGAACAAAACTTTTCATCATAATGATTAAAAAGGGTGTTAATAATCCAGGTAATAGTACAGCAAGATAGCTGTCTTTGAGGTCTAAGTATTGGGTGATTAGTAGATAAAAAGGAACCAATCCACCGGAGAATAACGTCGTAAAATAGATAAAAAATGAAATCTTATTACGATATGTGAAATCCGGTCGCTGTAGCGCATAACCGGTCATTGCTACGATAAATAAACCAACTACAGTACCAACAATCGTGATCCCCATTGTGACCAAATAAGAGCCAATAATCAGCT contains:
- a CDS encoding DUF3502 domain-containing protein, translating into MSRFRKLTISVLIAVMVISLAACGGKKESSSAGGDTSQFVTISFVVLGDKPKNGQFEKVMEKVNAIMKEKINAELQWKWVEWADWQTKYNLLLASGEPVDLVTIGTDWLDTWSNAQRGAFLPLDDLLPKYAPQTWKEIPQEDWAQSKYNGKIVLIPENDYTQWINHGFFYRGDWAKQAGITEPIKDWNTIGKYLQWIKDNKPDVIPYDVQASTSNFGGWVQSYTPHLELPISTGYMPIFNTESYDDRYKVVSPVFEDTFLDFAKMMKDWADKGYWREDVLNNKNDARNALRAGQNGMDSHHTQTFSGLRVQMDKDQPGSELMMYPFSRTSNNLLEMPITHGGVSLGAHSKNPERALMAYDLIRNNKEIYQLINYGMEGVQYDIKDGKRVLPANYNETNDSFYSDFWAGRMDKFEIPSDTTWDKIDTMYKEYDKIKKPYPYGQFVFDKTAIESELTAISQVTGEMGPAISYGKAGDPTQAVQEYRDKLKLAGYDKVMAELQRQLDAYKAQMDSTANK
- a CDS encoding carbohydrate ABC transporter permease, with the protein product MDIRNERDLIGGNTPRPARIRTDYTEIIMSWFGYIFIGLFAISCLLPFLLILGTSFTSEEAVKKFGFNIWPHEFSTFAYQIVFENPKLIIGSYLVTMGITIVGTVVGLFIVAMTGYALQRPDFTYRNKISFFIYFTTLFSGGLVPFYLLITQYLDLKDSYLAVLLPGLLTPFLIIMMKSFVRSIPHAITESAKIDGAGDFTIFLRLILPMTTPALATIGLFIALGYWNEWYNAMLFLSPDMDYRPLQLFLYNVVTSADFIRNSAASSNVAMSDVPLETMKMATAVVATGPVILFYPFVQRYFIKGITVGAVKG